Proteins from one Calditerrivibrio sp. genomic window:
- the cls gene encoding cardiolipin synthase — protein MKITILIVEYLFNIVAIFLILNILSGRRDARATFSWILTLIFFPVLGVLFYLLIGNPRLKRIIEVKLKKTFHIGRALYTKSDLINNNFCNKVCTITKNMPVSIENIDILGAKEKYDRLARDILRAKKLILLEYYIFDTDETGEFFINLLIHKLNEGVKVYLLYDGVGSFSLAISKLIKKFREAGGEAVPFLPVFRLRTFSLVNFRNHRKIAVIDGVVCYTGGVNIGNEYLGKYAGMEEWIDCHIRLTGDVVTEFIKIFCEDWYYATKRDISNEILLMKNNKVSDMYAHVIPSGPDQDFNFIYESLLSVFISAKEHVTIITPYLVPDETILNVLKNISLLGVEVKIIVPGKNNHPIVGAAGRSYYEELMRAKVKIYETKYMVHSKLIIVDRNFVSVGTVNMDNRSMKLNFEVSVLVYSSKFATRIQAIAEEYLSISIQLDEDYLRGKPIYMRLFEGICRVFSPIL, from the coding sequence ATGAAAATCACTATTCTGATCGTTGAGTATCTTTTCAACATTGTAGCTATCTTTCTGATACTTAACATCCTTTCTGGTAGAAGGGATGCCAGGGCTACTTTTTCATGGATTCTTACGCTGATTTTTTTCCCTGTACTGGGTGTTCTTTTTTATCTACTGATTGGTAATCCAAGGCTTAAAAGGATTATAGAGGTAAAATTAAAGAAGACTTTCCATATTGGACGAGCTTTATACACCAAATCCGATCTTATAAACAATAATTTTTGTAATAAGGTATGTACCATCACAAAAAATATGCCGGTATCAATAGAGAATATCGACATTTTAGGGGCAAAAGAGAAGTACGATAGGTTGGCAAGAGATATTTTAAGAGCAAAAAAGCTTATTTTGTTAGAATACTATATTTTTGATACTGATGAAACAGGGGAGTTCTTCATTAATCTATTGATTCATAAACTGAATGAAGGGGTAAAGGTATATCTCCTCTATGATGGCGTAGGTTCTTTTTCATTAGCAATATCTAAATTGATAAAAAAGTTTAGGGAAGCTGGTGGGGAAGCGGTTCCTTTTTTACCTGTGTTTAGGTTAAGAACATTTTCGTTGGTAAATTTTAGAAATCATAGGAAGATCGCTGTAATAGATGGTGTTGTGTGTTACACGGGTGGAGTAAATATAGGTAATGAGTACTTAGGTAAATACGCTGGGATGGAGGAGTGGATAGATTGCCATATAAGGTTAACAGGGGATGTGGTGACGGAATTTATTAAAATTTTTTGTGAGGATTGGTATTATGCCACTAAAAGGGATATTTCTAATGAGATTTTGTTGATGAAAAACAATAAAGTATCTGATATGTATGCCCATGTAATCCCATCTGGTCCAGACCAGGATTTTAATTTTATTTATGAGTCGTTATTATCTGTTTTTATTTCAGCCAAAGAACATGTGACGATAATTACACCATATCTTGTACCTGATGAAACGATCCTAAATGTTTTAAAAAATATATCGCTTTTGGGAGTTGAGGTAAAGATAATCGTTCCAGGTAAAAATAATCATCCCATTGTGGGGGCTGCGGGTAGGTCTTATTATGAGGAATTGATGAGAGCTAAAGTTAAAATATATGAAACTAAATATATGGTACATTCAAAGCTAATTATAGTGGATAGAAATTTTGTTTCAGTGGGTACTGTAAATATGGACAATAGAAGTATGAAGCTCAATTTTGAAGTGAGTGTATTAGTTTATTCCTCTAAGTTTGCTACCAGGATACAGGCTATAGCTGAAGAATATCTCAGTATTTCCATACAGTTGGATGAGGATTATCTTAGAGGAAAGCCTATTTATATGAGGCTTTTTGAGGGTATCTGTAGGGTATTTTCTCCGATATTGTAG
- a CDS encoding methyltransferase, whose translation MENVTIDSIICSDIKICQPKDGFRFTTDSLLLVGFVKNKQYGEVIEIGAGSGIISVLLAKFFKVKKVYAIEINRDYYDCLCRTVELNRLGDIIIPINSDIKEYRHKNSVDMVISNPPYRKGDTGYKSKHENKVGARFSDLLTVEDIFDFSKSYLKTGGSLYLSFIADRLVEIMNSVRIFRLEPKRLKILFPDMGKKGRVVFVEYRKEVGVELVIEPPIFHNINGIINYDFLKYSDENWWKNRGGG comes from the coding sequence ATGGAAAATGTTACAATAGATAGCATTATATGCAGTGATATCAAGATTTGTCAGCCTAAAGATGGGTTTCGCTTTACTACTGATTCCCTTTTACTTGTTGGTTTTGTTAAAAATAAACAGTATGGTGAAGTGATAGAGATTGGGGCTGGATCAGGTATAATTTCCGTTCTCTTAGCAAAATTTTTTAAGGTGAAAAAGGTATATGCAATTGAAATAAACAGAGATTACTACGATTGTCTTTGCAGGACAGTCGAATTAAATAGACTTGGAGATATAATTATACCCATCAATAGTGATATAAAGGAATATAGGCATAAAAACAGTGTAGATATGGTTATCAGTAATCCACCTTATAGAAAGGGAGATACCGGCTATAAATCAAAGCATGAAAACAAGGTAGGGGCAAGATTTAGTGATCTTTTAACAGTGGAGGATATATTTGATTTTTCGAAAAGCTATCTTAAAACGGGTGGTTCATTGTACCTATCTTTTATCGCTGATAGGCTTGTGGAAATTATGAATTCAGTCAGAATCTTTAGACTTGAGCCTAAAAGGCTCAAAATACTATTTCCTGATATGGGGAAAAAGGGTAGGGTGGTGTTTGTGGAATACAGAAAAGAGGTGGGGGTTGAGTTGGTTATAGAACCACCAATTTTTCACAATATAAATGGAATAATAAATTATGATTTTCTTAAATATAGCGATGAAAATTGGTGGAAAAATAGGGGTGGTGGCTAA
- the hypF gene encoding carbamoyltransferase HypF, which translates to MAYKIYVDGIVQGVGFRPFVYNLATSLGLNGYVQNRSSGVVIYLECDRKWLEIFLSDLKNKAPKNSKVMSISVQETEDIGVNCFEIVHSEKDVGITLIPSDIAMCKDCGRELFDPSDRRYLYPFINCTNCGPRYSIIKRIPYDRINTTMSTFIMCNSCKEEYNDQNNRRFHAQPNCCPACGPNVWLGEMKGLDAIRKAAFLIDSGEILAIKGLGGYHLVCDATNEATIIKLRKCKNRYFKPFAVMVEDFESIRGYVDEAFERDFDSIEAPIIIFDLKQKILPDVISPINGRVGFMKAYTPLHRILFYYLNTKFIVATSANKKDEPIVIDEITAEKKLASFTNFFLHHNRPIHNRVDDSVFTILEKKLYPIRVSRGFAPLPMLLPFECNSSVFGSGAGLKNHISLTKGKYVIHSQFIGDLDNTESVDFYVETYKKLVDLYSIEVNVVVTDLHPDYYSSIFGEGVAQEKGAYFYKLQHHKAHFYSIMLESGRLDNTIGVIFDGLGVGEDGSIWGGEIFYMKGDIVRRFHLAYFRQIGGDMAAKEPYRMLLGYLIQLNSKFIYKVAELFNVEHELNLMEKMLKLGINSPYTSSMGRFFEAVGALLAGLKNNEFEGHAAIVLESMVGSGNLKTYNYSINDNIIDISQILEEIVADFFAGLDKSEIALRFHYTISKIILDCCSIIRAEIGLNDVMFSGGVFQNLILISMSKELLENNHFNVYTHRLLPPNDANISVGQAFYGVMKMVNF; encoded by the coding sequence ATGGCTTATAAAATTTATGTGGATGGGATTGTTCAGGGGGTTGGTTTTAGACCATTTGTTTACAATCTTGCAACTTCTTTGGGTTTAAATGGATATGTGCAGAATAGATCCAGTGGAGTGGTTATATATCTTGAATGTGATAGAAAATGGCTTGAAATTTTTTTATCTGATCTAAAGAATAAAGCTCCAAAAAACAGTAAAGTTATGTCTATCTCTGTACAAGAGACTGAAGATATAGGAGTTAACTGCTTTGAGATTGTTCATTCAGAAAAGGACGTGGGGATAACACTTATACCATCGGATATAGCTATGTGTAAGGATTGTGGAAGAGAGTTGTTTGATCCTTCTGATCGTAGGTATCTATATCCCTTTATAAACTGTACTAATTGTGGACCAAGATATTCAATAATAAAGAGGATTCCTTATGATCGTATAAATACCACCATGTCAACCTTTATTATGTGTAATAGTTGTAAAGAAGAGTATAACGATCAAAATAATAGAAGGTTTCACGCTCAACCAAACTGTTGTCCGGCATGTGGACCAAACGTTTGGTTAGGTGAGATGAAGGGTTTGGATGCCATCAGAAAAGCAGCTTTTCTTATTGATAGTGGTGAGATATTGGCGATTAAGGGGTTGGGGGGATATCACCTTGTTTGCGATGCTACCAATGAGGCTACTATAATCAAGCTTAGAAAATGTAAAAATAGATATTTCAAGCCATTTGCTGTAATGGTGGAGGATTTTGAAAGTATTAGAGGCTATGTTGATGAAGCATTTGAGAGGGATTTTGACTCTATTGAGGCCCCTATAATTATCTTTGATCTAAAGCAAAAGATTCTGCCTGATGTGATCTCTCCAATAAATGGTAGAGTAGGTTTTATGAAAGCTTATACACCTCTTCATAGGATACTTTTTTATTACCTCAATACCAAGTTTATTGTAGCTACCAGTGCAAATAAAAAAGATGAACCTATAGTAATCGATGAAATAACTGCCGAAAAGAAATTAGCCTCTTTTACTAATTTTTTCTTACATCACAACAGGCCTATACATAATCGAGTGGATGATTCTGTTTTTACAATACTGGAGAAGAAATTATATCCTATAAGGGTATCAAGAGGTTTTGCACCTTTACCTATGCTTTTGCCTTTTGAATGTAATTCATCTGTATTTGGAAGTGGAGCAGGTCTAAAAAATCATATATCCCTAACGAAGGGTAAATATGTTATACATAGCCAGTTTATAGGTGATTTGGATAACACTGAATCTGTGGATTTTTATGTAGAAACATACAAAAAATTGGTGGATTTATATTCGATAGAGGTAAACGTGGTTGTTACTGATCTTCATCCGGACTATTATTCTAGTATATTTGGTGAAGGGGTTGCACAGGAAAAAGGGGCTTATTTCTATAAGTTGCAGCATCATAAGGCTCATTTTTATTCGATTATGCTTGAAAGTGGAAGACTTGATAACACTATAGGGGTCATTTTTGATGGTTTAGGAGTTGGAGAAGATGGATCGATATGGGGGGGTGAGATTTTCTATATGAAAGGGGATATTGTTAGGAGATTTCATCTAGCTTATTTTAGGCAAATTGGTGGAGATATGGCAGCTAAAGAGCCTTACAGAATGCTTCTTGGTTATCTTATACAGTTGAATAGCAAATTTATCTATAAAGTGGCTGAATTGTTTAATGTTGAGCATGAGTTGAATCTTATGGAAAAGATGTTGAAGTTAGGTATAAATTCTCCATATACATCAAGTATGGGGCGTTTTTTTGAAGCAGTAGGGGCTTTGTTGGCTGGGCTTAAAAATAATGAGTTCGAGGGGCATGCAGCGATAGTACTTGAATCGATGGTGGGATCAGGTAATCTAAAGACGTACAATTATAGTATAAATGATAATATCATAGATATATCTCAAATATTAGAGGAGATAGTGGCTGATTTTTTTGCTGGATTGGATAAATCTGAAATAGCCCTTAGGTTTCATTATACCATTTCCAAAATTATATTGGATTGTTGTAGTATTATTAGAGCTGAAATCGGTTTAAATGATGTCATGTTTTCTGGAGGAGTATTTCAAAATCTTATTCTCATTAGTATGTCGAAGGAATTACTAGAAAATAATCACTTCAACGTTTACACTCACAGGTTATTACCACCTAACGATGCTAACATATCTGTAGGGCAGGCTTTTTATGGTGTTATGAAAATGGTAAACTTTTAA
- the selD gene encoding selenide, water dikinase SelD encodes MIKLTHLSKAAGUAAKISPEGLSKALSDLKIYRDKNVLVGFETNDDAGVFKIDENIYLVHTVDFITPVCDDPYTFGKIAAINSLSDIYAMGGTPINALSILTYSCSIDISIIREMMQGACDEFAKINCSLIGGHTVDDNELKLGFSVTGLITDGKIFKNIGLRKKDHLIYTKRLGIGIITTAIKGELATAEDIYNVTSEMLKSNQKASEILRNFDISAVTDITGFGLAGHLYEVAKGSNMSILIELDRLKLLPNAIEYAKMGIIPAGAYHNKEFLSGKYNFSADNKELEIITFDPQTSGGLLIAVSPNDSASLKDCLITLGYEAEIIGYADNISKAPKVNFI; translated from the coding sequence ATGATAAAACTTACACATCTATCAAAAGCTGCCGGTTGAGCAGCCAAAATAAGCCCGGAGGGCTTAAGCAAGGCTTTATCTGATTTAAAGATCTACCGGGACAAAAATGTACTGGTGGGTTTCGAAACTAATGACGATGCAGGTGTATTTAAAATAGATGAAAACATTTATCTTGTTCATACCGTTGACTTTATCACACCAGTTTGCGATGATCCCTACACTTTTGGTAAAATTGCTGCAATAAACTCTTTAAGCGATATCTACGCTATGGGGGGCACACCTATTAATGCCTTATCGATTCTAACTTATAGTTGCAGTATCGACATCAGTATTATCAGGGAAATGATGCAAGGTGCATGTGATGAATTTGCGAAGATCAACTGTTCTCTCATTGGTGGGCATACCGTAGATGATAACGAACTGAAATTAGGCTTTTCAGTAACTGGACTAATAACCGATGGAAAAATTTTCAAAAACATTGGTTTAAGAAAAAAAGATCATCTCATCTATACAAAAAGATTGGGCATTGGTATCATCACAACCGCCATTAAAGGTGAATTGGCTACAGCCGAAGATATATACAATGTCACATCAGAAATGTTAAAATCAAACCAAAAAGCTTCAGAGATCCTTAGAAATTTTGATATTTCTGCTGTGACAGATATTACAGGTTTTGGGTTGGCAGGGCATTTATATGAAGTAGCAAAGGGTTCGAATATGTCTATATTGATTGAGTTAGATAGATTAAAATTGTTACCTAATGCAATCGAATATGCTAAAATGGGTATAATCCCAGCAGGTGCCTACCATAACAAAGAATTCTTATCAGGAAAATATAATTTCTCAGCAGATAATAAAGAACTAGAAATAATTACCTTTGATCCACAAACCTCTGGTGGCCTTTTAATAGCTGTATCACCAAATGACTCAGCATCATTAAAAGATTGTTTAATCACTTTAGGTTACGAGGCAGAAATAATCGGATATGCTGATAATATATCAAAAGCCCCAAAAGTAAATTTCATCTAA
- the yedF gene encoding sulfurtransferase-like selenium metabolism protein YedF produces MIIDARGKPCPTPVVMTKKYLDSINEGAFTVLLDSEVSKNNVVKFLESQAVIYNVKTDKNGFTIDVVKGYTCNTKNESTENQKNNIVLFLTAETIGHENAELGKILMKGFLSNLKEQPRLPNTIILVNTAVLLSTKNLDTIPPLKELEDLGIEILSCGTCLNFLQIKPEDLKVGSITDAYTVTKKLLEADKTIRL; encoded by the coding sequence ATGATCATAGACGCTCGTGGAAAGCCATGCCCTACTCCTGTTGTTATGACCAAAAAATATTTGGATAGTATCAATGAAGGCGCATTTACAGTTTTGCTGGACTCAGAAGTTTCAAAGAATAACGTTGTTAAATTTTTAGAAAGTCAAGCTGTTATTTATAATGTAAAAACAGATAAAAACGGTTTTACAATAGATGTGGTAAAAGGTTATACTTGTAATACCAAAAATGAGTCAACGGAAAATCAAAAAAATAATATAGTACTTTTTTTAACCGCTGAAACCATAGGCCACGAAAATGCAGAATTAGGGAAAATTCTCATGAAAGGTTTTCTAAGTAATCTAAAAGAACAGCCCCGATTACCTAATACGATTATACTGGTAAATACTGCTGTATTGTTAAGTACTAAAAATTTGGATACAATACCTCCGTTAAAAGAATTAGAAGATTTGGGCATAGAGATTCTAAGTTGCGGCACTTGTTTAAATTTTTTACAAATAAAACCAGAAGATCTTAAAGTAGGTAGTATAACCGATGCCTATACTGTAACGAAAAAGCTTTTAGAGGCTGATAAAACTATAAGGCTATAA
- a CDS encoding aminotransferase class I/II-fold pyridoxal phosphate-dependent enzyme, with product MNPLAKELNDIIASENSVVLEMLSDLGKNLFFPKGILTQAAEAKEKAYKYNATIGIATEKGGPMYLDCIYEPLKTFKPADLFPYAPATGRADLRKKWREKQIEENPSMKGKFFGTPIVTNALTHGLSIIADMFVDTGDYVLMPDMFWGNYRLTYVTRRGAELVTFNTFTPQGGFDVEALLTKTKELGEKKGKVVIILNFPNNPSGYMPTVEEGQKMADGLVEIAEKGIKLVVVTDDAYFGLFFEDTMKESLFGMIINRSKNLLGIKLDGATKEEYVWGFRVGFITFGGTDTKDQPGIFTALEKKVAGIIRGTISNCPHPSQTFVLYGLNHPDFKKQKEEKYHIMKARANKVKEVLDTGKYNDEFIYYPFNAGYFMCLKLKNVDAEALRIHLLDKYGVGTISVNKTDLRIAFSCMEIENIEDLFNIIYQGCKDLRK from the coding sequence ATGAATCCATTGGCAAAAGAATTAAATGACATTATAGCTTCAGAAAATTCTGTAGTTTTAGAAATGTTATCGGATCTTGGTAAAAATCTTTTCTTCCCAAAAGGTATTTTGACACAGGCAGCAGAAGCCAAAGAAAAAGCATACAAATACAACGCCACTATCGGTATAGCCACCGAGAAGGGTGGCCCCATGTACCTTGATTGTATATACGAACCATTAAAAACATTTAAACCAGCAGATCTTTTCCCATATGCCCCAGCTACTGGTAGAGCTGATCTTAGAAAAAAATGGAGAGAGAAACAGATAGAAGAAAACCCCTCTATGAAAGGCAAGTTTTTCGGAACACCTATTGTGACTAATGCCCTGACTCATGGGCTAAGCATTATTGCTGATATGTTCGTTGATACAGGAGATTATGTCCTTATGCCAGACATGTTTTGGGGTAACTATAGATTAACCTATGTTACAAGAAGAGGAGCAGAATTAGTTACTTTTAATACCTTTACTCCACAGGGTGGCTTTGATGTGGAGGCTTTACTTACTAAAACAAAAGAACTCGGTGAAAAAAAGGGTAAGGTGGTAATTATTTTAAACTTCCCAAATAACCCATCAGGATACATGCCTACTGTTGAAGAAGGCCAAAAAATGGCAGATGGTCTTGTGGAGATCGCAGAAAAGGGTATAAAGCTCGTTGTGGTGACAGATGATGCTTATTTTGGACTCTTCTTTGAGGATACAATGAAAGAGTCCCTATTTGGTATGATAATTAACAGATCAAAAAATCTCCTCGGGATAAAGCTCGATGGAGCCACAAAAGAGGAATATGTATGGGGATTCCGTGTAGGTTTTATAACTTTTGGAGGGACTGATACCAAAGATCAGCCGGGTATTTTTACAGCTCTTGAAAAAAAGGTTGCAGGAATTATAAGAGGTACAATATCTAACTGCCCTCATCCGTCTCAAACATTTGTTCTATATGGACTGAATCATCCAGACTTTAAGAAACAAAAAGAGGAAAAGTACCATATCATGAAGGCAAGAGCAAATAAAGTAAAAGAGGTTCTAGACACAGGTAAATATAATGATGAGTTTATTTATTACCCATTTAACGCGGGTTATTTTATGTGTCTTAAGCTAAAAAATGTTGATGCTGAAGCTCTAAGGATTCATCTTTTGGATAAGTATGGTGTGGGAACGATATCAGTCAACAAAACAGACCTAAGAATTGCTTTTTCCTGTATGGAAATAGAGAATATTGAGGATCTATTCAATATCATATATCAAGGTTGCAAAGATCTGAGAAAATAG
- a CDS encoding ferritin family protein, with product MPTELMRALKTAYEAEKEGLRAYLKYAKQTKVSTGKNMFIQLALDEVDHMELIEKFMEKTLAGQPIEHVNVPKARISKFMPSAKELKPKITEKSSLGDEDALKVALAHEEKAMKFYYEEAEKATDPKVKEFFTKLAEVEKKHFDIVKAELDFISQDGFWFDTQEFTLEENQ from the coding sequence ATGCCTACAGAACTTATGAGAGCCCTAAAGACAGCTTATGAAGCAGAAAAGGAGGGCCTAAGGGCATATCTTAAATATGCAAAACAAACAAAGGTTTCCACTGGTAAAAATATGTTTATTCAATTGGCATTGGATGAAGTTGACCATATGGAGCTTATCGAAAAGTTTATGGAAAAAACATTGGCGGGGCAACCCATAGAACATGTGAATGTACCAAAAGCAAGAATATCCAAATTTATGCCTTCCGCAAAGGAACTTAAGCCTAAGATTACAGAAAAATCTTCTTTGGGTGACGAAGACGCTTTGAAAGTGGCTTTGGCACATGAGGAAAAAGCTATGAAGTTTTATTATGAGGAAGCTGAAAAAGCTACAGATCCCAAAGTAAAAGAGTTTTTTACTAAATTAGCTGAAGTAGAAAAGAAACATTTCGATATTGTAAAAGCGGAGTTAGATTTTATAAGTCAGGATGGCTTCTGGTTTGATACCCAAGAGTTTACCCTAGAGGAAAACCAATAA
- a CDS encoding F0F1 ATP synthase subunit epsilon, with product MADKLRLELVSPERQLLSIDVDEVVAPGVEGEFGVLPGHTAFLTALRIGELVYKVNGKAEYVAIEKGFFEVIDNKVTVLAEGAELGREIDLEEAIRRKLEAEKALEHIRHEDEIKFRKAEVQLRKELLRVAIAEKYKNI from the coding sequence ATGGCCGATAAGCTTAGATTAGAGCTCGTTTCACCAGAAAGACAGCTTCTCTCCATCGATGTGGATGAAGTTGTTGCTCCTGGTGTAGAAGGTGAATTTGGGGTTTTACCTGGCCATACAGCTTTTCTTACAGCTCTAAGAATTGGTGAACTTGTCTACAAAGTCAATGGCAAAGCTGAATATGTTGCCATTGAAAAAGGCTTTTTCGAAGTGATCGATAACAAGGTAACGGTCCTCGCTGAAGGTGCTGAACTCGGTAGAGAGATAGACCTCGAAGAAGCGATAAGAAGAAAATTAGAAGCCGAAAAAGCGTTAGAGCATATTAGGCATGAGGATGAAATAAAATTTAGAAAAGCTGAGGTTCAGCTTAGAAAAGAGCTTTTAAGAGTAGCCATAGCTGAAAAATACAAAAATATATAA